A region from the Desulfovibrio aminophilus genome encodes:
- a CDS encoding PP2C family protein-serine/threonine phosphatase produces MSFISKPLDSVAGWSVRRKMDILLAFVLVLPPLAVLLLAQAADHRLLNAALVAMLAASVILFMPLSALLSHLLALRNINQLNTQCLRLKEGRYTPENLPPEQDEEHDFLRLKRNLHGLGLAIQSRERRLSQAIDNLADARRRIEESIEYAGLIQRAFLPGADAFAPLTRDHFLLWSQRDGVGGDACWIRPFPGGFLAAVIDCTGHGVPGAFMTLIVHSLFDKAAREGRDSPAALLSRVNALIKESLGQTGRGATSDDGMDCAVCRIESAAGRLTYAGARIPLLVLNAGEVEVLRGDPLGAGYVRTPADHRFSERKIALVPGQRFYLATDGLADTVGGPKRLPFGRGRFIRFILEQAGVPLADQAEALERHLSEYRGGEPRRDDLTVLGFEVEARS; encoded by the coding sequence ATGAGCTTCATATCGAAACCGCTGGACAGCGTCGCGGGCTGGAGCGTGCGCCGCAAAATGGACATTCTCCTGGCGTTCGTGCTCGTCCTCCCGCCCCTGGCCGTACTTCTCCTGGCCCAGGCCGCGGATCACCGACTGCTGAACGCCGCGCTCGTGGCCATGCTGGCCGCCTCCGTGATCCTGTTCATGCCGCTCTCGGCCCTGCTGAGCCATCTGCTCGCCCTGCGCAACATCAACCAGCTCAACACCCAGTGCCTGCGGCTCAAGGAAGGGCGCTACACCCCGGAAAACCTGCCCCCGGAACAGGACGAGGAACACGACTTCCTGCGCCTCAAGCGCAACCTGCACGGGCTCGGCCTGGCCATCCAAAGCCGGGAACGCAGGCTCTCCCAGGCCATCGACAACCTGGCCGACGCCAGGCGCAGGATTGAGGAGAGCATCGAATACGCGGGGCTCATCCAGCGGGCCTTTCTTCCCGGAGCGGACGCCTTCGCGCCGCTGACGCGCGACCATTTCCTGCTCTGGAGCCAGCGCGACGGCGTGGGCGGGGACGCCTGCTGGATCAGGCCCTTTCCGGGCGGATTCCTCGCGGCGGTCATCGACTGCACCGGCCACGGCGTGCCCGGAGCCTTCATGACCCTCATCGTCCATTCCCTGTTCGACAAGGCCGCGCGCGAGGGCCGCGACTCCCCCGCCGCCCTGCTCTCGCGCGTGAACGCCCTCATCAAGGAGTCCCTGGGCCAGACCGGACGCGGCGCGACTTCCGACGACGGCATGGACTGCGCCGTCTGCCGGATCGAGTCCGCTGCCGGACGGCTGACTTACGCCGGGGCCAGGATCCCCCTTCTTGTCCTGAACGCCGGAGAGGTCGAGGTGCTCCGGGGCGACCCCCTGGGCGCCGGATACGTGCGCACCCCGGCGGACCACCGCTTCAGCGAACGGAAAATCGCCCTGGTCCCGGGGCAACGTTTCTACCTGGCCACCGACGGACTCGCGGACACGGTGGGCGGCCCCAAACGCCTGCCCTTCGGCCGCGGCCGGTTCATCCGCTTCATCCTGGAGCAGGCGGGCGTCCCCCTGGCCGACCAGGCCGAGGCCTTGGAGCGCCACCTGTCGGAATACCGGGGCGGCGAGCCCCGGCGGGACGATCTCACGGTTCTCGGATTTGAAGTCGAGGCAAGGAGCTGA
- a CDS encoding SiaB family protein kinase has translation MTPAMFEDYEKFRRDGVMLYFNGPVSQAVLEGIADIMRRRMDSEDTERAVARKVFALLVEQMQNIVRYSCERAALEGGEGEFAQGQVVVGREADGSFFVASGNRIRAGDGRRLSERLLRVQGMNRPDLKAYYRECRRAGPDAESAGAGLGFIEMARHAAKPLDFAIVPVDRDTSFFSVKATA, from the coding sequence ATGACCCCAGCCATGTTCGAGGACTATGAGAAATTCCGCCGTGACGGCGTGATGCTCTATTTCAACGGCCCCGTGTCCCAGGCCGTCCTGGAGGGAATCGCGGACATCATGCGCCGGAGGATGGATTCGGAGGATACGGAGCGGGCCGTGGCCCGCAAGGTTTTCGCCCTCCTGGTGGAGCAGATGCAGAACATCGTGCGCTACTCCTGTGAACGGGCCGCCCTTGAAGGCGGCGAAGGGGAATTCGCCCAGGGGCAGGTGGTCGTGGGCCGCGAAGCCGACGGCAGCTTCTTCGTGGCCAGCGGAAACAGAATCCGCGCCGGGGATGGCCGCAGGCTCTCGGAGCGCCTCCTTCGCGTCCAGGGAATGAACCGGCCCGATCTCAAGGCCTACTACCGGGAATGCCGCCGGGCCGGACCGGACGCGGAGTCCGCCGGGGCCGGTCTGGGCTTCATCGAAATGGCCCGCCACGCGGCGAAACCACTGGATTTCGCCATCGTGCCCGTGGACCGGGACACTTCCTTCTTTTCCGTGAAAGCCACCGCTTGA
- a CDS encoding DUF1987 domain-containing protein: MTALTVQGTKSSPHIHFDPVTRVLEIRGESYPENCSRFYGPVFDWLRDFLAVTGDGVELNMEIVYFNSSTSKTFLDLFDLLDHEAGKGREIVINWRYHGENETAQECGEEFMEEVRNVRFNLVEIAN; this comes from the coding sequence ATGACCGCGCTGACCGTGCAGGGAACCAAATCCTCTCCGCACATCCACTTCGATCCCGTGACCAGGGTGCTGGAAATCCGGGGCGAGTCCTATCCTGAAAACTGTTCGCGATTCTACGGCCCGGTCTTCGACTGGCTGCGCGATTTCCTGGCCGTCACCGGCGACGGCGTCGAACTGAACATGGAGATCGTCTACTTCAACAGCTCCACCTCCAAAACCTTTCTCGACCTCTTCGACCTCCTGGACCATGAGGCGGGCAAGGGCCGGGAGATCGTGATCAACTGGCGCTACCACGGCGAGAACGAGACGGCCCAGGAATGCGGGGAGGAATTCATGGAAGAGGTCCGCAACGTGCGCTTCAATCTGGTGGAGATCGCCAATTGA
- a CDS encoding cation-translocating P-type ATPase: MTSPTILIRHSIPGRVRLQARALRRDAAAAGRLELALGGMDGVLAVRCNMACGSMVVRFDEDRLDRSAVLRRAEDILSDGRHPRPGRLPACASELCSGRACEATRMGCDPVRPATRRFALVSAVMGVVGLRKLLGLAVSGAALSPLGLAAALVSVPLFRQAARQARQKRFTLESFLGAGCMAAVVTGEALTAFEILWIHSGAELLKAWITERSRRSIAGILRLSGHHTFILVDGVEVEAEVDSLRPGDVVVLHTGEKVCVDGEVESGEALLDESPITGRADHVLRKPGDRVLAGTFVRQGVIRVRARDVGDGTYLARILRQVEDSLENRAPIEGVADRLASRLVRLGFLATGATWIFTGSAWRAFSVMLVMACPCATVLAASTAISAAIASAARRNILIKGGRHLEEIGRMDTACFDKTGTLTGMEPVLTRILPLDGTEEEALLRMAVSVEAHNHHPLAQAVKAEAARRGIAATPHSVCDYTLGMGMRAEVGGSVILVGNGRLMERHDVPLADARSRARELRRDGHTVLYMARDAEVLGLLAFDNRIRPESARVLAALRRNGVKRVVLITGDEAGAARGLARKLDIPEHHAALLPEDKAALVRDLRDQGARVLMVGDGINDALALAEADVGVAMGVGGSEAAVEAADIALVDDGLDGLAYVQDLSKKTLRVVRQNFWIATGSNLAGVALGAAGLLSPVAAGLLHIVHSLGVLANSSRLLRAQSLPPMIEEKP; this comes from the coding sequence ATGACTTCCCCCACGATCCTTATCCGCCATTCCATCCCCGGCCGCGTGCGCCTGCAGGCGCGCGCCCTGCGCCGCGACGCGGCCGCGGCCGGCCGTCTGGAGCTCGCCCTCGGCGGCATGGACGGCGTGCTGGCCGTCCGCTGCAACATGGCCTGCGGCAGCATGGTCGTCCGCTTCGACGAGGACCGGCTGGACCGGTCCGCAGTGCTTCGAAGGGCCGAAGACATCCTCTCCGACGGCCGCCACCCGCGCCCTGGCCGGCTCCCGGCCTGCGCCTCCGAACTCTGCTCCGGCCGGGCCTGCGAGGCCACCCGCATGGGCTGCGACCCCGTGCGCCCGGCGACACGCCGGTTCGCCCTGGTCAGCGCCGTCATGGGCGTGGTGGGGCTGCGCAAACTCCTGGGCCTGGCCGTGTCCGGGGCGGCGCTGAGTCCCCTGGGCCTGGCCGCAGCGCTCGTCTCCGTGCCCTTGTTCCGGCAGGCCGCGCGACAGGCCCGCCAAAAACGCTTCACCCTGGAGTCGTTCCTGGGCGCGGGCTGCATGGCCGCCGTCGTGACGGGCGAAGCGCTCACCGCCTTCGAGATTCTCTGGATCCACTCCGGGGCCGAGTTGCTCAAGGCCTGGATCACGGAACGGTCGCGCCGTTCCATCGCCGGCATCCTGCGCCTGAGCGGGCATCACACCTTCATCCTGGTCGACGGCGTGGAGGTGGAGGCCGAGGTGGACAGCCTGCGGCCCGGGGACGTGGTGGTCCTGCACACCGGCGAGAAGGTCTGCGTGGACGGCGAGGTGGAGAGCGGCGAGGCCCTGCTGGACGAATCCCCCATCACCGGGCGGGCCGACCACGTGCTGCGCAAGCCCGGAGACCGCGTCCTGGCCGGAACCTTCGTGCGCCAGGGCGTGATCCGCGTGCGCGCCAGGGATGTGGGGGACGGCACCTACCTCGCCCGCATCCTGCGCCAGGTGGAGGATTCCCTGGAAAACCGCGCGCCCATCGAAGGCGTGGCCGACCGCCTGGCCTCGCGGCTGGTCCGCCTGGGATTCCTGGCCACGGGCGCCACCTGGATCTTCACCGGCAGCGCATGGCGGGCCTTCTCCGTGATGCTCGTCATGGCCTGCCCGTGCGCCACCGTCCTCGCGGCCTCCACGGCCATCAGCGCGGCCATCGCCTCCGCCGCCCGGCGCAACATCCTGATCAAGGGCGGCCGCCATCTGGAGGAGATCGGCCGCATGGACACGGCCTGTTTCGACAAGACCGGCACCCTCACCGGCATGGAGCCGGTGCTGACCCGCATCCTGCCCCTGGACGGGACGGAAGAAGAGGCCCTGCTGCGCATGGCCGTGTCCGTGGAGGCGCACAACCATCACCCCTTGGCCCAGGCCGTCAAGGCCGAGGCCGCGCGCCGGGGGATCGCGGCCACGCCCCACTCGGTCTGCGACTACACCCTCGGCATGGGCATGCGCGCCGAGGTGGGGGGATCGGTCATCCTGGTGGGCAACGGCCGCCTCATGGAGCGCCACGACGTGCCCCTGGCCGACGCCCGGAGCCGGGCCCGGGAGCTGCGCCGGGACGGCCATACCGTGCTCTACATGGCCCGCGACGCCGAGGTGCTCGGCCTGCTGGCCTTCGACAACCGCATCCGGCCGGAAAGCGCGCGGGTGCTGGCGGCCTTGCGCCGCAACGGCGTGAAGCGCGTGGTCCTGATCACCGGCGACGAGGCCGGCGCGGCGCGCGGCCTGGCCCGAAAGCTCGACATTCCGGAGCACCACGCGGCGCTCCTGCCCGAGGACAAGGCCGCATTGGTGCGGGACCTGCGCGACCAGGGGGCCCGCGTGCTCATGGTCGGCGACGGCATCAACGACGCCCTGGCCCTGGCCGAGGCCGACGTGGGCGTGGCCATGGGCGTGGGCGGCTCCGAGGCGGCCGTGGAGGCGGCCGACATCGCCCTGGTGGACGACGGGCTGGACGGCCTGGCCTACGTCCAGGACCTGAGCAAAAAGACGCTGCGCGTGGTGCGCCAGAATTTCTGGATCGCCACGGGCTCGAACCTGGCGGGCGTGGCCCTGGGGGCCGCCGGGCTGCTTTCGCCCGTGGCGGCCGGGCTCCTGCACATCGTCCATTCCCTGGGCGTGCTGGCGAATTCCTCGCGCCTTCTGCGCGCCCAATCCCTTCCCCCCATGATCGAGGAGAAGCCGTGA
- a CDS encoding heavy-metal-associated domain-containing protein, whose amino-acid sequence MMDFQLLMELREHLSVAHHVRGRIRLRFSLGLLTDGRAMGLLASAKGAPLPAAVRGVRLNVAARSVVLEYDPEIVQPRVLEEVLTTDDENRFRVLAEELKTLAPQA is encoded by the coding sequence GTGATGGATTTCCAGCTGCTCATGGAACTCAGGGAGCACCTGAGCGTGGCCCACCACGTCCGGGGCCGGATCCGGCTGCGCTTCAGCCTGGGCCTGCTGACCGACGGCCGGGCGATGGGCCTGCTGGCCTCGGCCAAGGGCGCGCCCCTGCCCGCCGCGGTGCGGGGGGTGCGGCTGAACGTGGCGGCCCGCTCCGTGGTGCTCGAATACGATCCCGAAATCGTCCAGCCCCGGGTTCTTGAGGAAGTTCTGACCACCGACGACGAGAACCGGTTCAGGGTACTGGCGGAAGAACTGAAAACGCTTGCTCCGCAAGCATGA
- a CDS encoding magnetosome protein MamC has product MSKLAIMRKRMLGAATVGAVMVGAVAGGVDAAARDIRKVKNGEMSRRDAAADVAREAGTTGLATGAAVAVVGALGLGGVLSVLGVAAMATGAKYLLDSAVDKAARTAKPAATPKAALAPSRSKTAPAPKARKAKSVKAKSKAAPAKAAIPPAE; this is encoded by the coding sequence ATGAGCAAGCTCGCGATCATGAGAAAACGCATGCTCGGCGCGGCCACGGTCGGCGCCGTGATGGTGGGCGCGGTGGCCGGGGGCGTGGACGCCGCGGCCCGCGACATCCGCAAGGTCAAGAACGGCGAGATGAGCCGCCGGGACGCGGCCGCGGACGTGGCCCGCGAGGCCGGGACGACCGGGCTCGCCACCGGGGCCGCGGTGGCCGTGGTGGGAGCCCTGGGCCTGGGCGGAGTGCTCTCCGTGCTGGGCGTGGCCGCCATGGCCACGGGCGCCAAGTATCTCCTGGATTCGGCCGTGGACAAGGCCGCCCGGACGGCGAAACCCGCCGCGACGCCCAAGGCCGCTCTGGCCCCTTCCCGCTCGAAGACCGCTCCGGCCCCGAAGGCCCGGAAGGCCAAGAGCGTGAAGGCCAAATCCAAGGCCGCTCCGGCCAAGGCCGCGATCCCCCCCGCCGAATAA
- a CDS encoding YtxH domain-containing protein encodes MSEHATPSVGGAPQPAQPQAESAASPGSWFNVSNPGYLKGLLLGAGVALVATNPTVQKAVISGAVRLWAAVQGGVEEIKEQIQDAKAELSQEG; translated from the coding sequence ATGAGCGAACACGCCACCCCGTCCGTCGGCGGCGCGCCCCAGCCCGCCCAACCCCAAGCCGAGTCCGCCGCCTCCCCGGGCTCCTGGTTCAACGTCTCGAATCCCGGCTACCTCAAGGGACTGCTCCTGGGCGCGGGCGTGGCCCTGGTGGCCACCAACCCCACCGTGCAGAAGGCCGTGATCTCCGGCGCGGTGCGGCTCTGGGCCGCCGTTCAAGGCGGCGTCGAGGAGATCAAGGAACAGATCCAGGACGCCAAGGCCGAGTTGAGCCAGGAGGGTTAG
- a CDS encoding heavy metal translocating P-type ATPase, giving the protein MTRERPSLRRVSVIHELPGRLRLRARILADPSLDRAYLEALLGGLPGVRSARVNERAASLVLEYDGKKATRRKVLDLLGRIPDEAFLPEREEEREIALPAVLGQALAACATPFLPGWSRAPLGWLLGLPTILAGLGTLLNRGVKVEVLDAAAVAFSLLRRDHFTANAVVAMLGLGSWLEQWTRKKSDQLLKNLLRPQVETVFVERDAREVRLPFDELRVGDIVVCGAGELVPVDGIVVDGEAAVNRASITGESLPVHTALGSDVLSGSLVEEGRIKIAARTVGAETSMARIGRFLENSLRNKSASQKRNDDLADRLVPVTFALGLALFALTRDVRRAAAVLTVDYSCALKLAAPVAVKSGMHAAGHCGVLLKGGQALDNLAGVDTIVFDKTGTLTLGDLRLTDVLPLDGGDPEELLALAAGAEEHYSHPVARAVVREARTRGLELPPISQVDFIVAHGVSAFVEGRRVLVGSRHFLEEDEGVPCSAADASEKRLRSQGKSLLYLARDGRLQGLLALRDEPRPEAAEALEMLRARGISRVVMLTGDHRETAEAIAARLGHVDELHAELKPEDKALIVRRLQTEGRFLAFAGDGVNDAPALLSADVGVCMPGGADLARESAQVVLLEDDLRALAVARDIAARTRSVLSDTFKATVGFNSAVLLLASGGRLSPVASALLHNACTLGIVGYAALAGGGKPASAAAFQRPAPGGEVS; this is encoded by the coding sequence GTGACCCGGGAGCGGCCCAGTCTCCGGCGCGTGAGCGTGATCCACGAACTGCCCGGCCGCCTGCGGCTGCGGGCTCGTATCCTGGCCGACCCGTCCCTGGACCGGGCCTACCTGGAGGCCCTGCTGGGCGGCCTGCCCGGGGTGCGCTCCGCGCGGGTCAACGAGCGCGCCGCGAGCCTCGTGCTGGAGTACGACGGGAAGAAGGCCACCCGCCGGAAGGTCCTGGACCTCCTGGGGCGCATCCCGGACGAGGCCTTCCTGCCCGAACGCGAGGAGGAACGGGAGATCGCCCTGCCCGCCGTGCTGGGCCAGGCCCTGGCCGCCTGCGCCACGCCCTTCCTTCCCGGTTGGTCGCGCGCGCCCCTGGGCTGGCTCCTGGGCCTGCCGACCATCCTGGCGGGCCTGGGCACGCTCCTGAACCGGGGGGTCAAGGTCGAGGTCCTGGACGCCGCGGCGGTGGCCTTCTCGCTCCTGCGGCGCGACCACTTCACGGCCAATGCCGTGGTGGCCATGCTCGGCCTGGGCTCCTGGCTGGAGCAGTGGACCCGGAAGAAATCCGACCAGTTGCTCAAGAACCTTCTCCGGCCCCAGGTGGAGACCGTCTTCGTGGAACGCGACGCCCGGGAGGTGCGGCTGCCCTTCGACGAGCTGCGCGTCGGCGACATCGTGGTCTGCGGCGCGGGCGAGCTGGTTCCGGTGGACGGGATCGTGGTGGACGGCGAGGCGGCCGTGAACCGCGCCTCGATCACCGGCGAATCCCTGCCGGTCCACACGGCCCTGGGCTCGGACGTGCTCTCGGGCTCGCTGGTGGAGGAGGGCCGCATCAAGATCGCGGCCCGGACCGTCGGCGCGGAGACGAGCATGGCCCGCATCGGCCGCTTCCTGGAGAACTCCCTGCGCAACAAGTCCGCCTCCCAGAAACGCAATGACGACCTGGCCGACCGGCTGGTTCCGGTGACGTTCGCCCTGGGGCTGGCGCTCTTCGCCCTGACCCGGGACGTGCGCCGGGCCGCGGCGGTGCTCACCGTGGACTACTCCTGCGCCCTGAAGCTGGCCGCGCCCGTGGCGGTCAAGTCCGGGATGCACGCGGCCGGGCACTGCGGAGTGCTGCTCAAGGGCGGCCAGGCCCTGGACAACCTCGCCGGAGTCGACACCATCGTCTTCGACAAGACCGGCACCCTGACCCTGGGCGACCTGCGGCTCACGGATGTCCTGCCCCTGGACGGAGGCGACCCCGAGGAACTGCTGGCGCTGGCCGCCGGGGCCGAGGAGCACTATTCCCATCCCGTGGCCCGGGCCGTGGTCCGCGAGGCGAGGACGCGCGGCCTGGAGCTGCCGCCCATCTCCCAGGTGGACTTCATCGTGGCCCACGGCGTCTCGGCCTTCGTGGAGGGACGCCGCGTGCTCGTGGGCAGCCGCCATTTCCTGGAAGAGGACGAGGGCGTGCCCTGCTCCGCCGCCGACGCCAGTGAAAAACGGCTGCGCTCCCAGGGCAAGTCCCTGCTCTATCTGGCCCGCGACGGCCGCCTCCAGGGGCTTCTGGCCCTGCGCGACGAACCGCGCCCGGAAGCGGCCGAGGCCCTGGAGATGCTCCGCGCCCGGGGAATCAGCAGGGTCGTCATGCTCACCGGCGACCACCGCGAGACCGCCGAGGCCATCGCCGCGCGCCTGGGCCACGTGGACGAACTGCATGCCGAACTCAAGCCCGAGGACAAGGCCCTCATCGTGCGGCGGCTCCAGACCGAGGGCCGCTTCCTGGCCTTCGCCGGGGACGGGGTGAACGACGCCCCGGCCCTGCTCTCGGCGGACGTGGGCGTGTGCATGCCCGGAGGCGCGGACCTGGCCCGGGAGTCGGCCCAGGTGGTCCTGCTGGAGGACGACCTGCGCGCGCTGGCCGTGGCCCGGGACATCGCCGCGCGCACCCGGTCCGTGCTGTCCGACACCTTCAAGGCCACCGTGGGCTTCAACTCCGCCGTGCTCCTGCTGGCATCGGGCGGCCGCCTCTCTCCCGTGGCCTCGGCCCTGCTCCACAACGCCTGCACCCTCGGCATCGTCGGCTACGCGGCCCTGGCGGGAGGAGGCAAGCCCGCATCGGCCGCCGCCTTCCAGCGGCCCGCCCCCGGCGGGGAGGTTTCCTAG
- a CDS encoding ferrous iron transport protein A — protein sequence MLLNLLQAPAQTPLLIVRVADPQLEGRLARMGIFPGSQVELLDEEVALHTVRVRGPRGEILLGGGMGGKVVIHLDDGGMRPLTELSPGDTGHIEAVTAGESLTETLRALGLDDGDRIEMIRALPPMEYVAEVRGRGRVRLAEGMAAKILGRMGGLECQFANAQAGKDFMVTRLLGGGRAKRAIAALDISPGDVLRLEYVAKAPSYRLSGGDRVVLVSREGLRLFLRRDQAELLVVQTLNNEEKTP from the coding sequence ATGCTGCTCAACCTGCTTCAGGCCCCGGCCCAGACGCCGCTGCTCATCGTCCGCGTGGCCGACCCCCAACTGGAGGGCCGGCTGGCCCGCATGGGCATCTTCCCCGGCAGCCAGGTGGAGCTGCTGGACGAGGAGGTGGCCCTGCACACCGTCCGGGTGCGCGGCCCCAGGGGGGAGATCCTGCTGGGCGGCGGAATGGGGGGCAAGGTGGTCATCCATCTCGACGACGGCGGCATGCGGCCGCTGACCGAACTTTCGCCGGGCGACACCGGGCACATCGAGGCGGTCACGGCCGGGGAAAGCCTGACCGAGACGCTGCGCGCCCTGGGGCTGGACGACGGCGACCGCATTGAGATGATCCGGGCCCTCCCGCCCATGGAATATGTGGCGGAGGTGCGCGGCCGAGGCCGGGTGCGCCTGGCCGAGGGCATGGCCGCGAAAATCCTCGGCCGCATGGGCGGCCTGGAATGCCAATTCGCCAACGCCCAGGCCGGCAAGGACTTCATGGTCACCCGCCTGTTGGGCGGCGGCCGCGCCAAGCGCGCCATCGCCGCCCTGGACATCAGCCCCGGGGATGTGCTGCGTCTGGAATACGTGGCCAAGGCTCCCAGCTACCGCTTGTCCGGCGGCGACCGCGTCGTCCTGGTCAGCCGGGAAGGATTGCGCCTCTTTCTGCGCCGCGACCAGGCCGAGCTTCTGGTGGTGCAGACGCTGAACAACGAGGAGAAAACCCCTTGA
- a CDS encoding Fur family transcriptional regulator has protein sequence MAREVFLDYLREKGMSMTPQRATIVETFLETEGHFSSEQFFAKVRQADPAIGQATVYRTLKLLVDSGLAEAFNSGQGALLYEHGYGHAHHDHLICLRCGLKMEIVDQEIERRQELLARDHGFELTSHGMILYGFCPDCHGKE, from the coding sequence ATGGCCCGCGAAGTGTTTCTCGATTACCTGCGCGAAAAGGGAATGAGCATGACGCCCCAGCGCGCCACCATCGTCGAGACGTTCCTGGAAACCGAGGGGCACTTCTCCTCGGAGCAGTTCTTCGCCAAGGTCCGCCAGGCGGACCCGGCCATCGGGCAGGCCACGGTCTACCGCACCCTCAAGCTCCTGGTGGATTCCGGGCTGGCCGAGGCCTTCAACAGCGGCCAGGGCGCCCTGCTCTACGAGCACGGCTACGGCCACGCCCACCACGACCACCTCATCTGCCTGCGCTGCGGCCTGAAGATGGAGATCGTGGACCAGGAGATCGAACGCCGCCAGGAGCTTCTGGCCCGCGACCACGGCTTCGAACTGACCAGCCACGGGATGATCCTCTACGGCTTCTGCCCCGACTGCCACGGCAAGGAGTGA